The sequence below is a genomic window from Lolium perenne isolate Kyuss_39 chromosome 7, Kyuss_2.0, whole genome shotgun sequence.
acctccaccaagatctaggcctttcccaccacaagaaccccccaaactccaccaaaccatagatcgggcTCCTTGGGACATCTCCACCAAAGGATTTGAGccctctcaagctagtttgggaatttttggagttattggttttcaagccctacctcgtgttcttcttgctctcttgatcaaggaggacaatgtcttcgggtaatgtactctcccttccTCCCTAATTTCTAGTCCTCTTCACACATTGCAAGCTCTTGACAAAATTTGAGGAgatcttagggttagggttagggtttgcaagtcctcatgcctttagagtgtctcacaacacACGGCACATACttcactctattgctatagtctatgttcaagtttttgagtttttgcatgaatttgtggtagaaaatctgggcaactCATTACAACTCGACagatccggtctgccgcccggtcaaccggcccctcaaccggccggcccggcgtgccgtccggtctgaccggattggcaaccggctcgtccggtttgccgcccggttggaccggcctgtgcgctggatcgcccagtttttcgcacaatctcatcaatacacttggatatatgctatgctttttggttcccctcttattgatgacatgtacacttaccccactgctatcctcgctctattctctcattcacaggaagttggagtggtgaaccacggggcactgttgccaagagaggCCGGACTGCTGAGAATCCACCTCGCCGGTCTAGCGGTCGCGTACCTCCTGCAGCTCATCAGGctactgacactggcagctcagagaggagaagaaccaagtccgttggtggtaagaaaaaggataagcatgccgcccaagaagatgatgaagaagtgcCACCTTTCAATCTTGCGGATGCACACCGTGGTGAGTGGCAGGAAGTGAGGTTGGTGAATCCATATCTCCATGAGCACCGGACTTACACGGgtggggacaagttcttctggaccaagacacaagcaacTTTATGGCATGGTTTCTATGACACTCaagagtgtatgaagaatggggttgttgtgatgcccaaggccatcaatcctcaggagcttgccttgcatgaagccacaaagtaccgctttgtggttgaaacCTTGAAGGGTCTGGGACTATATGatcttgtgtgcctcaagcccgATGATACACAAGAAGATTCCACCTATTGTCCTCTCCTAGTCCGACAGTTCCATTGCACTGTCTACTTCCATGAAGATGCGGACCGcaccatgacttggatgactggcagggAGAAGTATTCCTGCACATACACACAGTTCTGTGCGGCCTTGGGTTGTCGTGGTGACCGTGCTCCAGGGTACAAGATCCACTCTCGGTCTAAGATGACTAGaggtgacatctccttttgctaCCCCACTAACCCAACAGCTAGGCCTCCCACCATCTCCGGGATGTACTATTCATATCTTGTccttgccaagctattccgtgagagcctcatcagcaagtctagagatactagtgaagtcaggaactatcACCTGAACCTGATGTACTATTGCAACCCTGCCAAGATAAGGAAGATTGATGGGTGTGATCTTATTTACTGTGAAATCAAGCGTGCAGtgatggaccgcatgactccaaaCTATGCCCAGTatattcagcggctcatcaacaccATTGTTCCTGCTCCTCTCAACATTTTTGATGAAAAGGTCGTCATGGAACCATTCAGATTTCCTACTCTAGACGGTCGTCCGGAAGTCCCTTCCATGATGCCCACCACTGAGCGTCGTTCCAAGGAACAGCATGATCCTGCAGCAAGCTACAGCTACTCCCGGCGCCCTCAGCGTGGTGCCGCTCGCTTCTTCACCAgcatgtggcagatgtgcaagaacaccaatgatgttgcacaccagagtcttgccttgaaccaggagacacggaggagacaaagtgagttcatggctgcacggaatgctcctgttcctccttctggccctgagatggagTATGTGGTTGCACcagcttgggagatgcctcccattaccgatgagatgctccagaactttgacttctccatgtatgctcatggtggccctcctcctcggactgctcgtgctccctcccctcctgctgatgatgatgaggaggatgacCGTGGTGCGGCTGCGCGCGATGATGATGAGAGCTCCTACTCCGCCGGCcatgagttctattgatgggtgcgatagcatctctcttcttttcttcgcctttttggtgtcccgatgccaaagggggagaagagaggagtctaggaccacggggttccttgattctcacaagccatgggagttgctttatttggatcttatatggcttgtgcttatttgtttTCGATTTCTCGAGaatcatttgctactttgaataatttgtgtatggacgtgtatggacgactatgtgTGTGCTTATTCACTCCATTAGGATAATCAtgttttatgcttatatatcttgatatacttgtccataccatgcttgtttcctaaagatattgggggagcttctcatattacacatatggtgcactttgcattcaaacgcaaattctccaagtgcacacattatgggggagctgtcataatatcttatatggaatcaaggtttagagcttatcataatatctatatgtgactctatttcggtttgtcatcgtataccaaaaagggggagattgtaagggtattttacccttatccattattttggtaacaatgacaccgtgctagagtatttgacctaatacgtttataaggattatctcaggtattaggcaaagaggcataaatggtgtatcaaaggaacaagaaggctaaaggagaccccccacttcaacaacaatcgaaaagggttctacagaagaaatccggtctgtcacccggtcggaccgggctccagaccggctggtccggcgtgcggtccggtcgaccgCAATGCCTGAAgaatccggtttgccgcccggtcagccggcctacagATCGGCGAGTCCGGCgtacggtccggtcgaccgggcgccaaccgggcgccaaccggaggagctcctggacgAAGAAAAAGAGGatccggcccagcatccggtcacaaccggctggtccggtccagTCCCGATCGACCGGACTCCAGACCGGATAGTCCGGCCAgggatccggttgaccgggtttgacgagaagaaagctgaggtggcaagtgaccaatggCCATATTtcaaagaacactataaataggccttctcctacctcagaaCACTCAGGCACTACATTaaaaactgttcttgagctctctctctctctcttactccattactagaaacaccaaaagcctccgatctccctcctcctccacccaaactgaaATCCcttcggggaatcactagaggaggacccgatctactgttctaccaagccaaatctcattcccccttgtattcatcgagaagcttgcttcctagggttccttggaaaccctaggtgggcaagaggagtccggaagcatccgggctgtggatttgctccgggcaagattgtgaaggtttggaggctacctcaaagtctaccacaagtgagtgagctattccttcgtgggataggctccggagaatagggtgagccttcgtggcgtggggaatccttcgtgggacctccacccctccaaacgtgacgtaccttcttgcaaaggaagggaacacgggaatacatcctcgtctccgcgtgctatcggttatctctaaccgaactccttacttgtgatttaactgcctgagagagccttcgtgctcgagttagttgtatcctcatataggttgcttcacctagtttgcattaggctcacctttatattccgcaaagcctaatattgcaaagaaagaattaaaatctgtagaaacctattcaccccccctctaggtttaccatctctatactttcactaCTCCAGCTTCCCCGACCTCTGCCTCAAGAACAGCTGCAGCTATGAGGAAGCCACCATGAACACGGCCATCGCTTGGAATATTTGGAAGTGCAGGAATGCTCTGACTTTCAATGGCGTTGTGGAAAGTCTCTCTTTAATCACTCGCAGATGTATCCAGGACATTAGGCTTTGGGTGTTTAGATGTAACACCCCCTCCTCAACCTTCTTTCTTAATTCTTGGTGTAATAATGGCTATGATCCCCCCCTGAGCTCCCCCCCTCTCGCCTTCTCTTTAGCTCTCTCCTAGCTACCTAGTTGCTTAGGAGCCTTCTCAACACCCTTGTAATGAACCCTGTTGTTCGGTCTTGTTGGAACACTGGCGTAAGCCCGCCGTAGTCCAGGTCAAAAAAAAGACATTGAAGATTACAAAAGATTCCGGAACTAAATGTGTAAACATCGAGCTAGCTAAGCCAGACTTCCCCTATTGTGAAGTCAGAGCTGCGGTAGGTCCTGCGGCATTTGTCTCGCATATCTCCTATTCGAAGCCCATCAGAATCAGTGCTGCTAGTGTACCACGCGAAGGTTCATTTGTTTGGCTTGGCCGATGTGGGCTTCGCGAAGCCGTTACTGCAAGAGGTGCTAGTATACCATGCAAAGGGTCATTTGTTCAGCTTGGGTGGATGTGGACTTCACGAAGATGTTACTGCAAGGTCTTCTTAGGGGGTCATTCTTCGTTGGTTCAAAAAAAAGGTGGTCATTCTTCCTACGCTCAAAAAAGAAGGTGGTTATTCTTCGGTGAAGTTGGAGTCGCTGGCTCGTGCAGAAGTGGTGACGATGATGCCAGTCGGAAACCTCAACGAATGGTTTGCGTTTGGTAGCCATGATGGTTGTGTGTGCCGCTGGAAAGCTTTTACACAAATGAAGCATATTTTTTTACACAAATGAAATCTGAAAACACACAAACTAGACTGGGATGTTATAACCACATTGTGAGCAGTATAGTGCTTTCTCAGCAGGGCAAATCATACCCCGACTACACAAGTTGACATGCCATAATAGCACCATCGGTCGGCCCCAATAGCTATTTGGAAGCTGGCGTGGTTTTTTGGGCGGAACATCGGTTTTCGCGGGTGGGGCCGCCTTGGCAGCGACTCAAAGAGACGGGTGCATCATAAATGCGACCCCTTGGCTGAAGCGCGGCCTGCCGCCGATGAAATCACCGGTCCACACGCAGATGCCGCCGCAAATGCGACGCATTGGCTGTTGTGCGGCTAGTTAGCACCGCTATTAGTacgtctccaccgccaccgcctcgcTATCCTCTACTCTCCACCGTCGCCACGCTATTCTCTCTcctctccaccaccgccgccgcgctaTCCTCTACTCTTCGGCTAcggtggtggcggaggaggcaTCTGTGATGCTGGTGCAACGGCAGGCGCCGACTGAAAATGCTCTAACCTCACTTAAAATTTCAGCACAAATTATTATAATCTATACACAAAAGTATATACCATACCCTAAAAGAAAAAAAGGCTGCGGATCGTCCTCCACCGTCCATCTCCTGGCGGCTGATATTTGCCCTCACCTCCCCTCCCATCACGCGCACCCAAATCGATCAACCCACCACACCAAATCCCCCCAACAAAATTCTCTTCccccgcgccggcgccggcgccgccgcagccccaacgccggtttccgccGTAACCCACCAGCCCTCCTCCCGCCCGCCGAAGCGCACCTGCGCGTGCTTCCCCGGTCGCCGCCAATCGCGGCCATGGACGACGGGGACCTCGACTTCTCGAACCCGGAGGCGTTCCTGTGCCCGTCCCTCGGCGCCGACGCCCCGGGCGGCTGCTCCATGGACAGCTACTTCGACGACATCCTCAAGGACACGGAGCACCTCGCCTGCACGCACACCCACACCTGCAACCCGCCCGCGCACGACCTCTCGCACACCCACACCTGCGTCCACGTCCACACCAAGGTCGTCTCCGCCTCCTCCGACGGCGCCGAGTCCCCCTccgccgacgccgccgcctccAAGAAGCGCCGCCCCTCGGGCAACCGCGCCGCCGTGCGCAAGtaccgcgagaagaagaaggcgcacacggccctgctggaggaggaggtggtccaCCTCAAGGCCCTCAACAAGCAGCTCATGCGGAAGGTCCAGAACCACGCCGCGCTAGAGGCCGAGGTCGCCAGGCTCCGCTGCCTGCTCGTCGACATCAGGGGCAGGATCGAGGGGGAGATCGGCGCCTTCCCCTACGGCCGGCCCGTGGTGAAGAGCGCCGTCGATTTGGTCCCTGCTGGTGGGGTTGACCTTGCTGGGGGCGCCGCCCAGGTCATGAACTCCTGCGGTTTCAGGTGCAACGATCAGCTCTACTGCAATCCCGGGATGCAGATGAGGACCATGGGCGACGACGCCGCTATGGGTGCCCAGGTCTTTGGACAGGGCCCCGGTGATTTCTCCAATGCTCAGTGCATGGGGACTGCGAAATCTGGATCCACAATGCCACCAGGCTGTGGGGGTATGGGTACTATGCCTTCGGGCTGTTTGCCAAATTCTGAACGGAATTGAAGGTTAGTTTGCTATTCTGCTCTTCAGACAACATTCTTTTCTTGAAAGACCATTCCAGGACATAATTACGTAATTTTGGCCTTTCAGTACTGCTCTCATCCTGTAAAATTGTGTAAACCCATGAGGGTAGATGCTTGCGCTGTCCATAGAAGTGCACCTCAATATCTTGCTTTGCATCTACGTTCTGCATTCTAGTTGGGTGCACTTTGATTTAGCAAATTGGCTACTTCAAGCACCATAGACTTAACTTATACGAAGAATTATGCTATCCTTAGTCTTAAATAGACAAAAAGAAAATCATGAGGGTAAAGGGCAAATGCTTGTGCTATCTATAGTCTTCTGGTAAGAGCACACCTCAATTCTTGTGTTATTGAACAGTCATTCCGCTTTGCATCTAAGTCGCTGCAGTCTAGTTGGATCGATAGTGATTTAGCAACTTGGCTACTGCCTCTTTAAAAGGAGCGTGGACTTGACTGATACAATGAATACTAGAAAGTGAAGTATCAGTTATCCTGCAGTACAAACCAGAAATGCTTCGTAGTACTGTAGTACCATACTACCATTATCATGCAGTGCATTTAACGTTGGCTTGTTGCATTCTAGTTAGATGAATTTTCATTAAGCAACTTGGCATGATGGAACTTATCAGTTATCACAAACTGATCTCTCATAAAGACTATTTGTCCTTAAAATCGTTGACCTTTTTGGCAGAGAAGGTAGATTCTTATACCTTATTTGTATTATAAAATTGGAATAGAACAGCGAAGGTTAGCTTCCCCATGTGCAAAGATGAGACACATATATCATAGACATATTGGTGTCAACTGTCAAGTTGTACAAAAGAAATACAAGAGCCTCGTGGATTCATACAAAAGTGTGCCTGATTGCGTCTATTAGTTCAGCGCTTCAGCTCCAGTGGTCCACTTTCTTACTTCATGGCCTTCTAGGTTTCTAGATATGCACCTGATGTTCTTACCACTGTAGTATAAGTATCGATTTGTTTCTCGTGAAAGACTGGGTCGATAGCTAGGTTTCCAAACCAAAGGTGGGCCATTATTGTCAAATTCTGACTGGTGGGTTTCTTTTGTGGTCGCTCGACTCGGGATGTATGATTGGCCGTGACTCGTGACAAGCTGACTGGTTGCTTGATTCGTGAGTCGAGTCGACCTCTGAGTAATGATTTGTCGACTAGTCGTCTGGTCCTACTACTGTAGTACCATAATCATGCAGTGCACTTAATTTATGGCATTCTAGTTGGATGCATATTGATTAACCAACTTGGCATGATGGAACCTATCGGTTATCACAAACTGATCATTCATAAAGACTAATTATCTTTGAAACCATTGACTTTTCTTACAGAAAAGTAGATCCTTCTACCTTATTTGTATTGTAAAATTGGGACAATTCAATTGGAATATAGCAGAGAATATGAGCGTCTCCATGTGCAAGTGTGAGATAGATATGTCATAGACATATTGGTGTCAAGTCGTCAATTGCTATACAAGAGCTTAGGTGATTCATACAATAATGtctacttgtttgggtttatcagTTTAGCTCCAATGGTTGCTtcttttgcttatttcattagttTTTAGGTTATtagaaaatgcatctgacattccTACAATCCTACTACTCTAGTACAGTACTAATTCTGCTACAAATATTATTTCTGTGGAGTGTGCTCTGTGTTCAGCCTAGAGTATGCTTTTAAGAATTATAATTATGACAGCACATGTTGTAAGGTTGTTCTAGATACCAAAGAAAACAATTGTTTGTGAAGTAACACCTCCAATTTTTTATAATTATGAAGACTTCTTTCTTCATAGGCATTAATTTTAGCAGTACTAGTCTTTAGAGATTATAGATTTATCCTTTTCGTTGGGTTGGTCGGTTTTGTGAAGTGTTAGTAGTAGCCCAGCGTATATTTATAAAATTATAATGCACCGACTGTTTTCTTAAAAATAGTCTAAGCTTTTTTGGCTTAGACATTCTCGCGTGGTACTGTGTAATATATACATCTGATGTTCcacttgttaataatttttagtgCCAATGACAGCAGTACAACATGTATAGAGAGTAACACCTCCACAGTTCACCATGGATGCAATTTTGTTCATCTCTAGTCATGTAATTGAGGTCATAGGAAAAAAATGAGCTTGTGTATCAGCAAACAATGAGATGTTCTACGGCTGGACTGATACTTTCTCATTCCTATAAACCTTGTGTTGTGTGTTTGGTCTTACCTAGTCCAGTTACAGTGCGCCAACCTGTTGTGAACTTGTGATGTGGCTAATTTTGATACTCTTATATTTTCTGCAACCTTTAGTTAGTACTGATGTTTGATTCTAAGTTCTAACTGAAACACATTCTACTGCTTTTTTCAGGACTTGCGAGGTGCTTATCTTCTCCTTGCCGGAGACTACCAGTCTACGCATGCAAGGAAGACTGTACAAAGTGCTAGCTTCTATTTGTAGTGTCGTGTTCTGTCTTGAGCTGTCGGAGTGCTTGTGATGGCGTCGCTGATGACGTCTCAACGGTGCCTGAGGCGCTGCAAGTTCGTTGGCTCACAGGGACATCCCCCTTTGCGTTTCATGTTCAGTTTTGTTCCTGGAGTTCGAAAGCCTTTCTCCTATCCCCTAGGTACTCTCCGGCAAAGAGTAGAGGTGGGCAGGATTCGACGGAACCGTGAATAAGTAGATGCTCACCATCTGTGAGGTCCAGGCCTCAAGCTAGATATGAACTTTGTGTAAAACTCTGTCCTGCATGAACTCTTCCTGAGTTTCGGGTAGGTGGTAATGGTATGCATGCGTTGCAATCGTGTCCGTGGTTCAagcacaggagtaaaattattctcTGGATGCTACATTATTTGATTCTTGTGCAAAAGTATGTACCAAAAATAAACACGCTGCCTCTTTTGAAATTTAAGTGGTATTTGGTACTGTGACTAACAGGTAGGGCCCAACTCGCCCACCACATAGTCCTCCCTTGCTGAACATAGGTGAACTTGCCACATAGTGCATCTTTTTTAGGTAAAAAAGAGTTTTACAGTATATATGATATGAACAGAATTACAGTCCTTGCAAATAGCAGAAGAACTATATAGCAGGATATCTGAGGATATTTTATTGAGTGAATCCCAATAAATAGTAGTCCTTGCAAATAGCTGAGGAGTATATGATATGTGAACAGAATTACAGCCCTGGGAACATCAGCTAGCAGGGTACCCTCCTTTTTTCCCAGGGGAGCTAGCGAACTCGTGACTCGTGTCGTGAGCAACTCCATTGCTTTCGAGTCGCAATTCATGGTTCCTTGTTGTGAAGACTGAAGAATTGTAATGGACAATGATGTTATGATTCACTGTGTAACACGAAACAGATGAATTCTGAAggagcgccgccgccggccaaCAGCCTCCCCGCTCTCCCACCTCCCCCTAGCAGATCCCCGACCCTCGCGTCGTCCTCCTGGGCGGCTCGGGGGAGAGGAGTCTTAGCACAGCTGGGAGCCACCACTCGCGGCCGGCTATGTTCGCGGCGGGCCTTACTCATCCCCGAAGGTGGGTGAGGATCCTCTGCTCTAAGGGTGGAGTCCGGATGATGGGGCCGCATCCTCAAGGTCGGTGGTGGCGGCCGGTGGTCACAACCTGCCGCTTTGCAGTTGGGAGGAGGTTCAGCGCGGTGAGGCACCCGCGATGGCGAAGCTGATTTGTGATGTCTTCACCACCGACCCGAGGCGCGGTCTGCTGCGCGGtgaggtcttctggctccgtcagcacTGCGACACCTTCATCAGGTTGGCCTTCTCCGCTGAGCGAGGAGTGTAGGAGCTGGTGCCTGCGGGTGCGGCCCATGGTGGTGCCAGACGGGCTGCTGCTCGGCGACTGTTGGACGCCCGATGAGCACAGCAGCTGCGTCCGATTCTTCATGATCAGAAGAACTGAAGAAGGCGTGGTCTGCTTTCAGTTCAGGTATCCAACACCGCAAATCCTTCATGGTTCCTTGCTGTGAAGTATTGTAATGGAGTATATGATTCAACTGTGTCTTTATTCTAACCTTGCCTCATAAAAAAAACAGCCATCTTTTTATGCCTTCTTTTAGTATATGCGCTAGAGCTGCTCTGATGCCAGGCTTCGAAGAGCGTGCAAATGATTATGATAATCGGGCTGGGCAGCTTTTCATCGATCTCGATAATTTTCTATCCCCAGCTTGTCAGTTTTCACCCACCTGCCGCCGTGAACCGAGGGCCGCATCTAGGGCTTGGTCTTCCGCCTTGGGCATCCAGGAGCATCCAGACGCCCACCTGCCCCGCCAGGCCATCACTCCGTGCTTCAACGACATCGAGCAGGCCAGTTGCTGCAGCAGCTCCAGGTTTAGCTGCAGTGCgtgataagaagaagaagaagaacagcaaGTGAGTGTCTAATTTCTTATGCCAGATTGTTGCCTTGCTAGATTAGCGGCATCTGAGGATATTTTATTGAGTGAATACCTGATGCACAATATGCCTAATGGTTATCATGTTAGATGGAGGCTTGTGTGAATATGTGAGTGAGGATCCGTGATGTATGTTTATTTAATTATTACTGTAGGTTAATTTGCACAACGATTCAGTGAACTAGTTAATTTGTACTGTGATTTCAGTttctgtactccctccgattcatattacttgaccttaatatagatgtatctagacacattttagctaTAGATAGATGCATCCATTTTAATGGCAAGTAATACGGATCAGATGGAGTACTATCTTTTTAAATGCCATCAAAAATTCCATTCTCAGTTTACTGTTCACACTTTGTAGCGAATGAAGCATATTGTTGATAAACCATCCTTATTCTCTTGCTTGCTCCTCTTTGCTGGCGGTTTTATATTCCTCTTGATAACTGCTTGTCGCTTGCTGCTGCGGTTTGTTGTGTATAATATAATAAGTGCTGCTACACTTCTGAAAAAATGTTGCTTTTTGCTGTGTAATAATATAGCAAAGACGGGTGTGGGAAACCTGTGAGGTTTGGTTTAAGTATGTATACACTTGATCGGTCATTCCATTCTTCTTATACCCCTCTCTTGAGGTCTCCCTCCTATATCTAGTAATTTTGTTGTGGTTATGTGTTATAGCTTGCTACCGTAAGCTCTATCTACGTTCATACTGTATGCTTTCATAAATTTGCACGCGTGTGCTAGATATTATTAGATATGCATATGGTTTAATTTCTCGCTTGCAGGTTTGCGTATCAATGGTCACTCCAGCTGGAGCACCGACGCAATCTTGGCTGGAGAAGTGGAGTGAATGGGAGATCCAAGCTGTTGTTGTTGTCAGCTTCAGCCTG
It includes:
- the LOC127314792 gene encoding basic leucine zipper 23, coding for MDDGDLDFSNPEAFLCPSLGADAPGGCSMDSYFDDILKDTEHLACTHTHTCNPPAHDLSHTHTCVHVHTKVVSASSDGAESPSADAAASKKRRPSGNRAAVRKYREKKKAHTALLEEEVVHLKALNKQLMRKVQNHAALEAEVARLRCLLVDIRGRIEGEIGAFPYGRPVVKSAVDLVPAGGVDLAGGAAQVMNSCGFRCNDQLYCNPGMQMRTMGDDAAMGAQVFGQGPGDFSNAQCMGTAKSGSTMPPGCGGMGTMPSGCLPNSERN